In Geobacillus kaustophilus, a genomic segment contains:
- a CDS encoding ABC transporter permease, giving the protein MSVYDVLQTIVPTTIFFAAPLIFTALGGVFSERSGVVNIGLEGLMTIGAFVGIVFNLTFADRFGEWTPWLALLAAMVVGAVFSLLHAVASVTFRADQVVSGVAINFLALGLSLFLVKKMYGKGQTDQIQVGFDKIDVPVLSDIPVIGPLLFSNAYAPSYIAIALAFVSWYVIYKTPFGLRLRAVGEHPMAADTMGIHVAKMRYIAVMISGALGGLGGAVYATIISRDFSHATISGHGFMALAAMIFGKWHPIGAMGAALFFGLAQSLSIVGQTIPFLKNVPTVYLLIAPYALTILALAGFIGRAEAPKAAGTPYIKGKR; this is encoded by the coding sequence GTGAGCGTGTATGACGTCTTGCAAACGATTGTCCCGACAACGATTTTCTTTGCGGCTCCTCTCATTTTCACCGCCCTTGGCGGCGTGTTTAGCGAACGGTCCGGCGTCGTCAACATCGGGCTTGAAGGATTGATGACCATCGGCGCGTTTGTCGGCATTGTCTTTAATTTGACGTTTGCCGATCGGTTTGGCGAATGGACGCCGTGGCTTGCCTTATTGGCTGCCATGGTGGTCGGCGCTGTATTTTCCCTGCTGCACGCTGTCGCGTCGGTCACCTTTCGCGCCGACCAAGTCGTAAGCGGGGTGGCGATCAACTTTTTGGCGCTTGGCCTGTCGCTGTTTTTAGTGAAAAAAATGTACGGCAAGGGGCAGACGGACCAAATTCAAGTCGGGTTTGACAAAATTGACGTGCCGGTGTTAAGCGACATTCCCGTCATCGGGCCGCTGTTGTTTTCTAACGCGTACGCGCCGTCGTATATCGCTATTGCGCTGGCGTTTGTATCATGGTATGTCATTTACAAAACGCCGTTTGGCCTGCGGCTGCGCGCGGTCGGCGAACATCCGATGGCGGCGGATACGATGGGGATTCATGTCGCCAAAATGCGCTACATCGCTGTCATGATCAGCGGCGCGCTCGGCGGCTTGGGCGGTGCGGTATACGCGACGATCATTTCCCGCGATTTCAGCCATGCGACGATTTCCGGGCACGGATTTATGGCGCTTGCGGCGATGATTTTCGGCAAATGGCATCCGATCGGCGCGATGGGGGCGGCGCTCTTTTTCGGGTTGGCGCAAAGCTTAAGCATCGTCGGGCAAACGATTCCGTTCTTGAAAAACGTCCCGACCGTTTACTTGCTCATCGCCCCGTATGCACTCACGATTTTGGCGCTGGCGGGCTTCATCGGCCGTGCTGAGGCGCCGAAAGCGGCCGGCACGCCATACATCAAAGGAAAACGATGA
- a CDS encoding ABC transporter permease: MKSNRLQQFLIPLLAVLLGMIAGSIVMLASGYNPIAGFGALVYGAFGDTYYIGETIRQTTPYILTGLAVAFAFRTGLFNIGVEGQLIVGWLAAVWVGVSFDLPKIIHLPLALLAAALAGALWGLIPGVLKAYLKVHEVIITIMMNYIALHVTNAIIRSVLSDEGFKSKPVKESASLHSDFFDAITHHSTMHYGVFIAVAAAFVMWFLLERTTKGFELRAVGFNQHASQYAGMNVRANIILAMVISGAFAGVAGAMEGLGTFGNISTKAGFTGLGFDGIAVALIGGNNAFGILLSALLFGALKVGALEMPSSAGVPTELVDIIIALIIFFVASSYMIRWLLSRWQKGAE, encoded by the coding sequence ATGAAGTCGAATCGTCTCCAGCAATTTTTGATACCGTTGTTGGCTGTTCTTCTTGGCATGATCGCTGGTTCGATCGTGATGCTTGCAAGCGGCTACAACCCGATCGCCGGCTTTGGCGCTCTCGTGTACGGGGCGTTTGGCGATACGTACTATATCGGCGAAACGATCCGCCAGACGACGCCATACATTTTAACGGGCTTGGCGGTGGCGTTTGCCTTTCGCACCGGCTTGTTTAACATCGGGGTTGAAGGGCAGCTGATCGTCGGCTGGCTCGCTGCCGTCTGGGTCGGGGTGTCCTTTGATTTGCCCAAAATCATCCATTTGCCGCTTGCCTTGTTGGCCGCCGCGTTGGCCGGGGCGCTATGGGGCTTGATTCCGGGTGTGCTGAAGGCGTATTTAAAAGTGCACGAAGTCATTATTACGATCATGATGAACTATATTGCTTTGCATGTAACGAACGCCATCATCCGTTCCGTTTTGTCTGATGAGGGATTTAAATCAAAGCCGGTGAAAGAAAGCGCATCGCTTCACTCCGACTTTTTTGATGCCATTACGCATCATTCCACCATGCATTACGGCGTTTTCATCGCTGTCGCCGCCGCATTTGTCATGTGGTTTTTGCTTGAGCGGACGACAAAAGGGTTTGAGCTGCGGGCGGTCGGGTTCAATCAGCATGCGTCACAGTACGCGGGCATGAATGTGCGCGCCAACATCATTTTAGCGATGGTCATCTCCGGCGCTTTTGCCGGCGTCGCCGGGGCGATGGAGGGGCTTGGCACATTTGGAAACATCTCGACGAAAGCCGGCTTTACCGGCCTTGGATTTGATGGCATCGCGGTTGCCTTGATCGGAGGAAACAACGCGTTTGGCATTTTGCTCTCCGCCTTGTTGTTTGGGGCCTTGAAAGTCGGGGCGTTGGAAATGCCGTCAAGCGCCGGCGTGCCGACCGAGCTTGTCGATATTATTATCGCGCTCATCATTTTCTTTGTTGCATCCAGCTACATGATCCGCTGGCTGTTATCTCGTTGGCAAAAGGGGGCGGAGTAA
- a CDS encoding ABC transporter ATP-binding protein: protein MEYVIEMLNIRKVFGAFVANDNITLQVKKGEIHALLGENGAGKSTLMNVLFGLYQPDGGEIRVKGKPVRITDPNVANDLGIGMVHQHFMLVDTFTVTENIILGSEPTRAGTIDMKRAEREVRELSERYGLAVDPTAKIADISVGMQQRVEILKTLYRGADILIFDEPTAVLTPQEIRELMQIMRTLVREGKSIILITHKLKEIMEVCDRVTVIRRGKGIATLNVAETNPNELAALMVGREVQFTTAKKQAEPGKPVLEIQDLVVKDARGIKAVNGLNLTVHAGEIVGIAGVDGNGQTELIEAITGLIKAESGIIRLNGRDITNLPPRKIIEAGVGHIPQDRHKHGLVLDFPIGENMVLQTYYQPPYSKRGLLNFQAIYEKARQLIREFDVRTPDEYTKARALSGGNQQKAIIGREVDRDPDLLIAAQPTRGLDVGAIEFIHKRLIEQRDRGKAVLLVSFELDEVMNVSDRIAVIYEGNIVAIVDPKETTEQELGLLMAGSKRKEAGVS from the coding sequence TTGGAATACGTGATTGAAATGCTCAATATCCGCAAGGTGTTTGGCGCGTTTGTCGCCAATGACAACATTACGCTGCAAGTGAAAAAGGGGGAGATACACGCTCTGCTTGGCGAAAACGGGGCCGGCAAATCGACGCTCATGAACGTGCTGTTTGGGTTATACCAGCCGGACGGCGGCGAAATCCGCGTTAAAGGAAAGCCGGTGCGCATCACCGACCCGAACGTCGCCAATGATCTTGGCATCGGCATGGTGCATCAGCACTTTATGCTCGTCGATACGTTCACCGTGACGGAAAACATCATCTTAGGCAGCGAGCCGACGCGGGCCGGAACGATCGATATGAAGCGGGCGGAGCGGGAAGTGCGCGAATTGTCGGAACGATATGGACTGGCGGTCGATCCGACAGCGAAGATCGCCGACATTTCCGTCGGCATGCAGCAGCGCGTGGAAATTTTAAAGACGCTTTACCGCGGCGCTGATATTTTGATTTTTGACGAACCGACAGCAGTCTTGACGCCGCAGGAAATTCGCGAGCTCATGCAAATTATGCGCACGCTCGTCCGCGAGGGAAAATCCATCATTTTAATTACGCACAAACTCAAAGAAATTATGGAAGTGTGCGACCGCGTCACCGTCATCCGTCGCGGCAAAGGAATTGCGACGCTCAATGTGGCGGAGACGAATCCGAACGAACTGGCGGCGCTCATGGTCGGCCGCGAGGTGCAGTTTACGACCGCTAAGAAACAGGCTGAGCCGGGGAAACCGGTGTTGGAAATTCAAGATTTAGTCGTCAAGGACGCGCGCGGGATCAAAGCGGTCAACGGTTTGAACTTGACGGTGCACGCCGGCGAGATCGTGGGCATTGCTGGAGTCGACGGCAACGGCCAGACCGAGCTCATTGAAGCCATAACCGGCTTGATCAAAGCGGAATCAGGGATCATCCGCCTCAACGGCCGAGACATTACGAATTTGCCGCCGCGCAAAATCATCGAAGCCGGCGTCGGCCATATTCCGCAAGATCGGCATAAACACGGGCTTGTCCTTGACTTTCCGATCGGCGAAAACATGGTGCTACAAACGTACTATCAGCCGCCGTACTCGAAACGGGGCCTGTTGAATTTTCAAGCCATTTACGAAAAAGCGCGTCAGCTCATCCGCGAATTTGACGTGCGCACGCCAGATGAATATACGAAGGCGCGGGCGCTATCGGGCGGAAACCAGCAAAAAGCGATCATCGGCCGTGAAGTCGACCGCGATCCGGACTTGTTGATCGCCGCCCAGCCGACGAGGGGGCTTGATGTTGGAGCGATCGAATTTATTCATAAGCGGCTCATTGAACAGCGAGACCGCGGGAAAGCGGTGCTGCTCGTCTCGTTTGAGCTTGACGAAGTGATGAACGTCAGCGACCGGATCGCTGTCATTTACGAAGGAAACATCGTCGCCATCGTTGATCCGAAAGAAACAACCGAACAGGAGCTCGGGCTGTTGATGGCTGGAAGCAAACGGAAGGAAGCAGGTGTGTCGTGA